The following proteins are co-located in the Paludibaculum fermentans genome:
- a CDS encoding InlB B-repeat-containing protein, giving the protein MIRASVCRVLLLAATLSPTLRSETPGVPNLTVSLTHTSAFLRGQTNAVYLIRVTNVGTAATSGPISVTDALPSGLTLTSMTGPGWTCLGSTCTRADIVQAGQMLPTITVLATIGANAPNSVSNTVTVAGGGDQNAADNSATDLTSIASEGWLLAMDDGTDYTSGLWVPHDVSDAVSVAASKYGGIVLHKDGTVSAWTFNYPGNLIVPSNLTGIVAVGVTYWNFFALKSDGTVTGWSPWAEVPDTTSLTDIVALSADPWMTYPVIALHADGTVTALGYGTSPELTVPSGLTGVVQVNTNSGCVAAVTAQGSVVTWGSGVPPTPAGLGRLTQAACLGDYSVAAIRPDGTVVAWDKYGTSAVAKVPAGLDHAVALTGAYTFAAAVRDDGTVQAWGRIPGGLGFNYFPNAPQALSTLTHTRLLVATMDYAVAILSAKPILLHATTSAPPLADTNGHLVHGAFFIDGYRPHFGPFISLRVSPGSTHTLSTEATQVPDGGTVRFDFDSWSDNGPATHQITLGDADASYSLVWKPYFLLETITSVGGTVTPETAFWPAGAQVQVTATPAAGYTFTGFSAPLSGTANPQTILLSGPSSVTASFIGSGLAPPVIDSPGYLGSDATAYLNPHFTPGTPDQQLAWVQILFAAAPDGGGRPFCFLHYDVQGNGLWFYGDQGFFVGPHAPGAVTGNLRNGLCAVSTESTVASFYLSTLTVATNITFKSTAALKVYFRAYTTAGVDTGWIQRGTWSAKLPALPAMAVSPNGQSSVSPFFSALYPDPPGFEGVNQGWAQFLIAAAPDGGGQPFCFLHYDKAGNGLWMYSSDVGFFLGPVAPGTASTDLDSSACSLNTAYTSISKASGLFYIHWPVTLKPPMSGLKNIYQRTLDPTGRDTGWVQTGTWTIP; this is encoded by the coding sequence ATGATTCGCGCCAGTGTTTGTCGTGTTTTGCTGTTGGCGGCCACGCTCAGCCCGACCCTCCGCAGTGAAACTCCCGGCGTTCCCAACCTGACTGTCTCGCTCACCCACACCTCCGCCTTTCTCCGTGGTCAAACCAACGCGGTCTACCTGATCCGCGTCACGAACGTAGGCACGGCAGCCACCTCGGGACCCATTTCCGTCACCGACGCGCTGCCATCAGGCCTCACCCTCACCTCGATGACCGGTCCCGGCTGGACCTGCCTGGGCAGCACCTGCACCCGCGCCGACATCGTGCAGGCCGGCCAGATGTTGCCGACCATCACCGTCCTGGCCACTATCGGCGCCAACGCCCCAAACTCCGTCAGCAACACGGTCACCGTCGCTGGAGGCGGCGATCAGAATGCCGCCGACAATTCGGCCACCGACCTGACGTCCATCGCCTCGGAGGGCTGGCTGCTGGCCATGGATGACGGCACCGATTACACCTCGGGACTCTGGGTACCACACGACGTCTCCGATGCGGTGTCCGTCGCGGCATCGAAGTACGGGGGCATCGTCCTCCACAAAGACGGCACCGTCTCGGCCTGGACGTTCAATTACCCAGGGAACCTCATCGTCCCCAGCAACCTCACCGGCATCGTTGCCGTAGGTGTCACCTACTGGAACTTCTTTGCTTTGAAGAGCGACGGCACCGTCACCGGCTGGAGCCCGTGGGCCGAAGTGCCGGATACCACCAGCCTCACGGACATCGTCGCCCTCAGCGCGGACCCCTGGATGACGTATCCCGTCATCGCGCTCCACGCCGACGGCACTGTCACTGCGCTCGGATACGGAACCAGCCCCGAACTCACCGTGCCTTCGGGCCTCACAGGTGTCGTCCAGGTCAACACCAACTCCGGCTGCGTCGCCGCCGTCACCGCCCAGGGATCGGTCGTCACCTGGGGCAGCGGCGTTCCGCCCACCCCCGCCGGACTCGGTAGACTCACCCAGGCCGCCTGCCTTGGCGATTACAGCGTTGCCGCCATCCGACCCGACGGAACCGTGGTCGCCTGGGACAAGTACGGGACCAGCGCCGTGGCGAAAGTCCCAGCGGGCCTGGATCACGCCGTCGCGCTCACCGGAGCTTACACCTTCGCGGCCGCCGTGCGCGACGATGGCACCGTACAAGCCTGGGGCCGAATCCCAGGCGGCCTCGGCTTCAATTACTTCCCTAATGCGCCGCAGGCGCTCAGCACCCTCACCCACACTCGGTTGCTGGTGGCTACCATGGACTACGCCGTCGCAATCCTGTCCGCGAAGCCAATCCTCCTGCACGCCACCACTTCGGCCCCGCCCCTGGCCGATACCAATGGCCACCTCGTACACGGTGCTTTCTTCATCGACGGGTACCGGCCCCACTTCGGGCCGTTCATCTCCCTGCGGGTTTCGCCCGGCAGTACCCACACCCTCTCCACTGAGGCTACCCAGGTTCCCGATGGCGGAACCGTCCGCTTCGATTTCGACAGTTGGAGCGACAACGGCCCGGCCACCCACCAGATCACTCTCGGCGACGCCGATGCCAGCTACTCACTGGTTTGGAAGCCGTACTTCCTGCTTGAGACGATCACTAGCGTCGGGGGAACCGTCACACCGGAGACCGCATTCTGGCCGGCTGGCGCCCAGGTCCAGGTCACGGCCACGCCAGCCGCGGGCTACACCTTCACTGGATTCTCGGCCCCGCTCAGCGGAACCGCCAACCCGCAGACCATCCTTTTGTCCGGCCCCTCCTCCGTCACCGCCTCGTTCATCGGCTCCGGACTGGCGCCACCTGTCATCGATTCCCCCGGCTATCTCGGATCCGACGCCACCGCGTATCTCAACCCCCATTTCACGCCGGGCACGCCGGACCAGCAACTCGCCTGGGTGCAGATTCTCTTCGCCGCGGCACCCGATGGGGGCGGCCGGCCCTTCTGCTTCCTCCACTATGACGTGCAAGGCAATGGCCTCTGGTTCTATGGAGACCAGGGATTCTTCGTCGGTCCCCATGCCCCCGGCGCCGTCACGGGCAATCTTCGCAATGGCCTTTGCGCGGTGAGTACAGAATCCACTGTGGCGAGCTTCTACCTCAGTACGCTCACTGTAGCCACGAATATCACCTTTAAGTCCACTGCCGCGTTGAAGGTCTACTTCCGCGCCTACACCACCGCCGGAGTCGACACGGGCTGGATTCAGCGCGGCACCTGGTCGGCCAAACTGCCCGCGCTGCCAGCGATGGCCGTCTCTCCGAACGGCCAGTCATCCGTCAGCCCTTTCTTCAGCGCACTGTACCCCGACCCGCCTGGCTTCGAAGGCGTCAATCAAGGCTGGGCCCAGTTCCTCATAGCCGCCGCCCCCGACGGCGGAGGCCAGCCCTTCTGTTTCCTCCACTACGACAAGGCCGGCAACGGGCTCTGGATGTACTCCTCCGATGTAGGCTTCTTCCTCGGACCCGTCGCGCCGGGAACGGCTTCCACGGACCTCGACAGCAGTGCATGCTCCCTCAACACGGCCTACACCTCGATTAGCAAAGCCAGTGGGCTGTTCTACATCCACTGGCCCGTCACCTTGAAGCCCCCCATGTCCGGCCTCAAGAACATCTATCAGCGCACCCTGGACCCCACGGGCCGCGACACGGGCTGGGTCCAAACCGGCACCTGGACAATCCCATAA
- a CDS encoding InlB B-repeat-containing protein: MRFNFGQFSSLALCLFSIGHFLASGQTQDPRAAAATHDVLAAGSPGPDLSVNLTHTSAFLQGQTNAVYLIRVTNEGGTATTGTISVVDMMPSGITITSMSGPGWSCLSNTCNRNDSVQPGQMLPTITVLASVAANAPPSVSNMVTVSGGGDPIITNNIANDVTTIAAEGRLLSFGYYYSPSSGTPKDLSDVVAVSAGSDRALALRKNGTVVEWANSGLLSSPVAQGLTNVVAVSSGYYYSFALLSDGTVVAWGYGSTAPPATGWSNIVALATADAFCLALRADGTVSGVGTDNNGELSIPSNLSNVIQVSANSGMVLALQSNGAVIPWGIYAPQTPAGLEPLTRIAALSSVTAAGIKADGTVTVWSNNPNQLTTIPSGVNNIVDITGKQLVMAVRNDGTVKAWGNTGYGLTEFAANLAHTRTISASFYYGLAILDKAPVLLKIQTAAKGLDLTSYYYYSGPLVTLDGAALTMPYSALVAPDSTHTIATAVTQTPSGGGIQFLFANWSDGGAASHTVTVPADTSYTANYTVKFQLSTSAGTGGTISPAPASTFYDPGTTILVRATPSAGYVFSGFYLSSAGTEQNNPTRVEMSAPVSITANFLALKDAGLRISLKPMRQLVQGQQNAVYIGRLFNDGPNTISGPQVQFSGLTVVRMSGTGWACANATCSRTDSLAPGKAYPAILIIAAADSTATGTVTPSLALNTYPYNSAARAPSKVYGAGNAAIGWGNNASGQATAPAGLTNLVDIAGGISHSVALRGDGTAVAWGDNSRLQTTVPAGLVNLVAIAAGGNHSLALMELGKVVAWGDNASGQSTVPANLADVIAIAAGANHSLALTGSGTVVAWGANSSGQSTVPATVKYAVAIAAGGDHSLAVLRDGTVIAWGSNAAGESTVPSGLARVESVAAGTQYSMALLDDGAVIPWGSVPPSIVSGMPAGLTNVRVLAAGGAHAVALQWDQTLLSWGVNTNGQTSVPPGLTQITAVGAGGTHSLAIAATPAVVNVSFATNPSGATFTVDGAPYTTNQSLQWTYGSTHTVTVPSAQPGLTPGSQFVLSSWSDGSSLTTRTLTATQNASYTLTFKTQYALTTSASAGGTISPATAYFDANSTVTIRATANQGYAFAGFGGDISGLSNPRTIVLSKPLNVSATFVAPQGKAKLKLDLRHTSAFLRGQTNAVYLVRIANDPTGGSTSGQVQMTPTVPSGLQITSMSGPGWTCTASSCSRGDVLSGGQSYPAITVLAKIDNLAPSSLTFQAVISGGGTSGVTTASDTAAVNSIAYPIYWSNYYTYYYNTDKPFPEGLNDAVAVATGNNFNVALKKDGTVVAWGSNSNGECNVPAGLTNVVAIAAANYSTVALKADGTVVAWGTSQVVTGLPAGLSNLVGIADGNDYAIGLKADGTLVTWGQPSYYLDLTAIAQVRNAVAVSAQYNALALTADGIPVSLSTESSSLPPPSLSNVVSVYANSGYGAITQDGSLTLWANSNNSTVPADWVNLSSVALGGNCPLALKQDGTLSQWNCSFSYTTTQPKDVPNVTALVGTGDRAIALTSTPPQAQLSVSAGSGSFTVDGTVYQQPQTFTWPYGSVHSISASSPIDGGAGIRSVFSSWSDGGAISHSFVAASANSMQLTASFKTQYYLTTKATQGGTISPPSGWYDANYTLVFASPDQGYTFKDFTGATIQSGTQGYLYLNAPTTVTANFVSQTTGPKLAITSTHTGSFTQGQQGATYTLTVSNASGSPATTGTVYVTNSLPAGLTTISISGNGWSCQNMTTCYRSDALAGGSSYPPLIVTANVAINATSPQVNQATVSGGNSPQASATDSTAILTLVNLTSNPSGMTIVADGTSYTTPKSLGWAAGSSHTLSVGSPQTFGNTRYSYLSWSDSGAQSHNVTTPSASTTYSANFKTQNKLTLAATAGGSISASPASADGWYDTSQVLQITATPAGLNTFSGFSGDLIGTVNPQSIAMVVPRSVTANFAAVNPQPTAVSVSPASGSGTSASFTATYSAGLGYQDLSWVQLLIATASNGGGQPYCFVHFDVQGDSFWVYGDGGFFVGPVKRGTTSAQLQNSLCALNTKTSTVTGNGTTLTVKADIVFKAAAAKNVYLRAYTQGNLDTNWVQKGTWTTASSALGAMSVLPASGTGSQQTFAASFTDPIGFEGTTAGWSQFLVAAATDGGGQPFCFVHYDRAGNGLWMYSGDVGFFLGPVNPGTASNALTSSACSVDTSASTVTNQSGTVKVSVPVTLKAPMSGAKNLYQRSLDPLGRDSGWSKAGTWTIP, from the coding sequence TTGCGCTTCAATTTCGGTCAATTTTCCAGCCTGGCACTTTGCCTTTTTTCGATCGGACATTTCCTAGCTTCGGGTCAAACTCAGGACCCCCGCGCGGCCGCCGCCACGCACGACGTCCTGGCCGCCGGCTCGCCCGGCCCGGATCTCTCCGTCAACCTGACCCATACCAGCGCGTTTCTGCAGGGCCAGACTAACGCGGTCTACCTCATCCGCGTCACCAACGAAGGCGGGACCGCCACCACCGGCACCATCTCCGTCGTCGACATGATGCCCTCCGGCATCACCATCACGTCGATGTCCGGACCCGGGTGGTCGTGTCTCTCGAACACCTGCAACCGGAACGACTCCGTACAGCCGGGCCAGATGCTGCCCACGATCACGGTGCTGGCCAGCGTGGCGGCCAACGCGCCCCCGTCGGTCAGCAACATGGTGACTGTCTCCGGCGGCGGGGATCCGATTATTACGAACAACATCGCCAATGACGTCACGACCATTGCCGCCGAAGGCCGCCTGCTGAGCTTTGGGTACTACTACTCACCCTCCTCCGGGACGCCCAAGGACCTCTCCGACGTGGTGGCCGTCTCCGCCGGTTCTGACCGGGCGCTGGCCTTGAGGAAGAACGGCACCGTCGTGGAATGGGCCAACAGCGGCCTCCTGAGTTCCCCCGTGGCTCAGGGTTTGACGAACGTGGTGGCGGTTTCGAGTGGCTACTACTACAGCTTTGCGCTCTTGAGCGACGGCACTGTCGTCGCCTGGGGCTACGGTTCCACCGCACCGCCGGCGACAGGATGGTCGAATATTGTCGCCCTCGCAACTGCCGACGCTTTCTGCCTGGCTCTGCGCGCCGATGGCACGGTGAGCGGCGTCGGGACCGACAACAACGGAGAGTTGTCGATTCCCTCAAATCTCTCCAATGTAATCCAGGTTTCCGCCAACAGCGGAATGGTGCTCGCCCTGCAGTCGAACGGGGCGGTCATCCCCTGGGGCATCTACGCGCCGCAAACTCCGGCCGGACTGGAACCCCTCACCCGAATCGCGGCCCTCAGTTCGGTCACCGCGGCCGGCATCAAGGCTGATGGCACCGTCACAGTTTGGAGCAACAACCCGAATCAGCTCACCACCATCCCTTCCGGGGTCAACAATATCGTAGACATTACGGGCAAGCAGCTCGTCATGGCCGTGAGGAACGACGGCACCGTGAAGGCGTGGGGCAATACCGGCTACGGACTCACGGAGTTTGCCGCGAACCTCGCACATACCAGGACAATCAGCGCCTCCTTTTATTACGGACTCGCCATCCTCGACAAGGCGCCCGTCCTGCTCAAAATCCAGACTGCCGCAAAAGGCCTCGATCTCACCAGCTACTACTACTATTCGGGTCCACTCGTCACTTTGGACGGCGCAGCCCTCACGATGCCTTACTCAGCACTGGTAGCGCCCGACAGTACGCACACCATTGCCACCGCGGTCACGCAAACACCTAGCGGTGGGGGTATCCAGTTCCTCTTTGCCAATTGGAGCGACGGCGGCGCGGCTTCCCACACCGTTACGGTCCCGGCCGACACCTCGTACACCGCTAACTACACGGTCAAGTTCCAGCTGTCGACCTCAGCCGGCACGGGCGGAACCATCAGCCCCGCGCCCGCTTCCACATTCTACGACCCCGGCACCACGATCCTGGTTCGGGCTACGCCGTCGGCCGGGTATGTCTTCTCTGGCTTCTATCTCAGTTCAGCCGGAACAGAGCAGAACAACCCAACCCGGGTGGAGATGAGCGCGCCTGTCAGCATCACGGCCAATTTCCTTGCGCTAAAGGACGCCGGCCTGCGGATTTCCCTGAAACCCATGCGCCAACTGGTTCAGGGGCAGCAGAATGCCGTCTACATCGGCCGCCTCTTCAATGACGGCCCAAATACCATTTCTGGACCCCAGGTCCAGTTCTCCGGGCTCACCGTCGTCAGGATGTCCGGCACGGGATGGGCGTGCGCCAACGCCACCTGCTCCCGGACTGACTCGCTCGCTCCAGGCAAAGCCTACCCGGCAATCCTGATCATCGCCGCGGCAGACTCCACTGCCACCGGGACAGTGACGCCAAGCCTCGCTCTCAACACATACCCCTACAACAGCGCGGCCCGAGCCCCGTCCAAAGTCTACGGGGCCGGCAATGCCGCCATCGGTTGGGGCAACAATGCCTCTGGACAGGCGACCGCCCCAGCCGGCCTCACGAACCTGGTCGACATAGCCGGCGGCATCAGCCACAGCGTAGCCTTGCGCGGCGACGGAACGGCAGTGGCCTGGGGCGATAACTCGAGACTGCAGACGACTGTGCCCGCCGGCCTCGTCAACCTGGTCGCCATCGCGGCCGGGGGGAATCACTCCCTGGCGCTGATGGAACTCGGCAAAGTAGTAGCTTGGGGCGATAACGCCAGCGGCCAGTCCACCGTCCCTGCCAACCTTGCGGATGTGATCGCCATCGCAGCCGGAGCCAATCACAGCCTCGCGCTCACCGGCAGCGGAACCGTCGTCGCCTGGGGCGCCAACTCCAGCGGCCAGTCCACCGTCCCCGCCACGGTGAAGTATGCCGTGGCCATCGCGGCCGGGGGCGATCATTCCCTGGCCGTCCTGCGCGACGGTACGGTCATCGCGTGGGGTAGCAATGCCGCCGGGGAAAGCACTGTGCCCTCGGGCCTGGCCAGAGTGGAATCTGTCGCCGCCGGCACTCAGTACAGCATGGCCCTGCTGGATGACGGTGCCGTCATCCCCTGGGGCAGCGTTCCACCCTCCATCGTCAGCGGCATGCCCGCCGGCCTCACCAACGTCAGAGTCCTGGCAGCCGGGGGCGCCCATGCGGTCGCCCTCCAGTGGGATCAGACCCTGCTGTCGTGGGGCGTGAACACCAATGGTCAAACCTCTGTACCACCCGGCCTCACCCAAATCACCGCCGTCGGCGCCGGCGGCACCCATAGCCTGGCCATCGCCGCCACACCAGCCGTCGTCAATGTGTCGTTCGCTACAAATCCTTCAGGTGCCACCTTCACCGTCGATGGTGCGCCCTACACCACCAACCAAAGCCTCCAATGGACCTACGGCAGTACGCACACCGTCACCGTCCCCTCCGCTCAACCCGGCCTGACGCCCGGATCTCAGTTCGTGCTCTCCAGTTGGTCAGACGGCTCTTCCCTCACCACCCGCACGTTGACGGCGACCCAGAACGCATCCTACACGCTGACGTTCAAAACACAGTACGCGCTCACCACCTCAGCCTCGGCCGGCGGCACCATCAGCCCCGCCACTGCCTACTTCGATGCCAACAGCACCGTCACCATCAGAGCAACCGCCAATCAGGGCTATGCCTTCGCGGGCTTCGGCGGCGACATCTCCGGCTTGTCGAATCCGCGCACCATTGTCCTGAGCAAACCCCTAAACGTCTCGGCCACCTTCGTCGCTCCTCAGGGTAAAGCAAAGCTCAAACTCGACCTGCGGCATACCAGCGCCTTTCTGCGCGGTCAGACCAATGCCGTCTACCTCGTTAGAATCGCCAACGATCCCACGGGCGGCTCCACCTCGGGCCAGGTACAAATGACCCCCACCGTGCCCTCCGGACTCCAGATCACCTCCATGTCCGGACCCGGCTGGACCTGCACGGCCAGCTCCTGCAGCCGCGGCGACGTGCTCAGCGGTGGACAGTCTTATCCCGCTATCACCGTCCTCGCAAAGATCGACAACCTCGCGCCGAGCAGCCTCACCTTCCAGGCCGTCATCTCCGGCGGCGGCACCTCGGGAGTAACCACCGCCAGCGATACCGCGGCGGTCAATTCCATCGCTTACCCCATTTACTGGTCCAACTATTACACCTACTACTACAACACCGATAAGCCCTTCCCCGAAGGGCTGAATGATGCGGTCGCTGTCGCCACAGGCAACAACTTTAACGTTGCCCTCAAGAAGGACGGCACGGTCGTAGCTTGGGGCTCAAACTCGAATGGCGAATGCAACGTGCCCGCCGGGCTGACAAACGTCGTCGCCATTGCCGCCGCAAACTACTCCACCGTGGCTCTCAAGGCCGATGGCACTGTGGTTGCCTGGGGCACCAGCCAAGTGGTCACAGGTCTACCAGCCGGCCTCAGCAATCTCGTCGGCATCGCCGACGGCAATGATTATGCCATCGGCCTCAAGGCTGATGGCACCCTCGTGACGTGGGGACAACCGTCTTACTATCTGGATCTAACGGCCATCGCCCAGGTTCGCAACGCTGTTGCGGTGTCCGCACAATACAATGCCCTGGCCTTGACCGCCGATGGCATCCCGGTTTCGCTCAGCACCGAGTCTTCCTCCCTGCCCCCACCCTCCCTTTCGAATGTGGTCTCGGTATACGCCAACTCTGGATACGGCGCCATCACGCAGGATGGCTCACTCACCTTGTGGGCTAATTCGAACAACTCCACCGTCCCCGCCGACTGGGTGAATCTCTCCTCCGTCGCCCTCGGCGGCAATTGCCCCCTGGCGCTAAAGCAGGATGGCACCCTCTCACAGTGGAACTGTTCCTTCTCCTACACCACCACCCAGCCGAAGGACGTCCCCAACGTGACGGCCCTGGTCGGCACCGGCGATCGCGCCATCGCCCTCACTTCGACACCCCCGCAAGCGCAACTCAGTGTCAGCGCTGGTTCCGGCAGCTTCACGGTCGATGGCACCGTCTATCAGCAGCCCCAAACCTTCACCTGGCCCTATGGCAGCGTCCACTCGATTTCCGCCTCCTCGCCAATCGATGGCGGAGCCGGCATACGATCCGTGTTCTCAAGCTGGTCCGATGGCGGAGCCATCTCTCATAGCTTCGTCGCTGCATCGGCCAACTCAATGCAGCTAACTGCCTCCTTCAAGACTCAGTACTACCTGACGACCAAGGCCACCCAGGGTGGCACCATCAGCCCGCCCAGTGGCTGGTACGACGCCAACTACACGCTCGTCTTCGCCTCACCCGACCAGGGCTACACCTTTAAGGACTTCACCGGCGCCACAATACAGAGCGGAACACAGGGCTATCTGTACCTCAACGCCCCCACCACGGTAACGGCCAACTTCGTCTCTCAAACCACCGGGCCGAAACTGGCCATCACCAGCACCCATACCGGCAGCTTCACCCAGGGCCAGCAAGGCGCTACTTACACCCTCACCGTCAGCAATGCCTCCGGGTCGCCAGCCACCACCGGCACCGTCTATGTCACGAATTCCCTGCCCGCCGGCCTGACAACCATCTCCATCAGCGGCAATGGCTGGAGTTGCCAGAACATGACCACCTGCTACCGGTCCGACGCCCTCGCGGGCGGCTCCAGCTACCCGCCCCTCATCGTCACCGCGAACGTCGCCATCAACGCCACCTCCCCGCAGGTGAATCAGGCCACAGTCAGCGGCGGCAACTCGCCGCAAGCTTCCGCCACGGATTCCACGGCCATACTTACCCTGGTCAACCTCACCAGCAACCCCAGCGGGATGACCATCGTGGCCGACGGCACCTCCTACACCACCCCGAAATCCCTCGGCTGGGCGGCCGGGTCCTCCCACACCTTGAGCGTCGGTTCACCCCAGACCTTCGGCAACACGCGGTACTCCTACCTGAGTTGGAGCGACAGCGGAGCCCAGTCCCACAACGTCACTACCCCGAGCGCGTCCACCACCTACTCGGCCAATTTCAAGACGCAGAACAAGCTCACACTCGCTGCCACCGCCGGCGGTAGCATCAGCGCCTCTCCGGCCTCAGCCGATGGGTGGTATGACACCTCGCAGGTCCTCCAGATCACCGCTACGCCGGCAGGCCTCAACACGTTCTCCGGATTCTCGGGCGACCTGATCGGCACGGTAAACCCGCAGTCCATCGCAATGGTCGTCCCCCGCTCAGTGACGGCGAACTTCGCAGCCGTCAATCCGCAGCCTACGGCAGTGAGCGTCTCGCCCGCGTCGGGCTCCGGAACTTCGGCCTCGTTCACGGCCACCTACTCCGCCGGCCTGGGCTACCAGGATCTGTCGTGGGTACAGTTGCTCATCGCCACGGCTTCCAACGGCGGCGGCCAGCCCTATTGCTTCGTTCACTTCGACGTCCAGGGCGACTCGTTCTGGGTCTACGGTGACGGCGGCTTCTTCGTCGGACCGGTCAAACGCGGCACCACCAGTGCCCAGTTGCAGAACTCGCTGTGCGCCTTGAATACCAAGACCTCCACGGTCACCGGCAACGGCACGACCCTCACCGTGAAGGCCGACATTGTCTTTAAGGCGGCCGCCGCGAAGAACGTCTACCTGCGCGCCTATACGCAGGGCAATCTCGACACCAACTGGGTGCAGAAGGGCACCTGGACGACAGCGTCCTCCGCCCTGGGCGCAATGTCAGTCCTGCCCGCTTCCGGCACCGGCTCTCAGCAGACCTTCGCAGCCTCATTCACGGATCCCATCGGCTTTGAAGGAACCACGGCCGGGTGGTCGCAGTTCCTGGTGGCCGCGGCCACCGATGGCGGCGGGCAACCCTTCTGCTTCGTCCACTATGACAGGGCGGGCAACGGGTTGTGGATGTACTCCGGCGATGTCGGCTTCTTCCTGGGACCGGTAAATCCGGGCACGGCGTCGAATGCGCTGACCAGCAGCGCGTGCTCGGTCGATACGTCCGCATCCACCGTTACCAATCAATCCGGCACAGTCAAGGTGAGTGTTCCGGTCACGCTGAAGGCGCCGATGTCCGGAGCCAAGAACCTCTACCAGAGGAGCCTCGATCCGCTGGGCCGCGACTCCGGTTGGAGCAAGGCCGGCACCTGGACGATCCCGTAA